The following are from one region of the Nostoc cf. commune SO-36 genome:
- a CDS encoding amylo-alpha-1,6-glucosidase yields MSDLDTREWLLTNGLGSFASGTVSGVRTRTYHGWLFAATNPPSGRTLLFSHLEASLEVLGNVVALGTNFWGNGKIERTGYDLLRSFDINPVPKWNWGQDNWQLTRQLLMPYGLVRAGDEGQGSRGAGEQGGRGAGEQGSRGEVAESFSPLPLIPNAQFCDRILIQYRYEGSHTAILRLRLLIAERDFHHQQTASQELKFSQLLGQQQICLQAINSGHFGIPWHLRWTQGNYQPDAVWYWDYGLSEETKRGLGDKEDLYSPGYLIVTLQPGDAVTLEARVGFPDSVSGVLSPKTFAEAVEAEQERLSQIFGWREGGRGAGSREQGNNYESQMPHAPCPMSNAQYPLNQQLLKASDQFIVYRASIAGPTVIAGYHWFNDWGRNTLIALPGLALVPQRFDLAKGVLRTFGHYCRHGLIPNAFPDVNGEPIYNSIDAALWWIETLGLYLEATQDWEFLAEQFPLVQQIYKAFVGGTHFNIQIDATDGLVSWDAPGVALTWMDVVIGAHPVTPRYGKPVEINALWYSALCWLSQWAERLSQMEFGDSVRLTKQAQRYAQQAQNVKTSLQKFWNPHLGYLYDTIEPDDRRNFQVRPNAILALSLHHCAFSEQQGCQVLDLATASLLTPYGLRSLDPGDPEYKGRYEGNQEQRDRAYHQGTVWAWLIGPYIRAWQRFYPQRSLPFDWQPLLDHFQFDAAIGSISEIFDGDLPHTPRGAIAQAWSVAEVIRHIK; encoded by the coding sequence ATGTCTGATTTAGATACAAGAGAATGGTTGCTTACTAATGGCTTAGGAAGTTTTGCTAGCGGCACAGTTTCTGGTGTCCGCACGCGCACTTATCATGGTTGGTTGTTTGCCGCGACAAACCCACCTTCTGGGAGGACTCTGCTGTTTTCGCACCTAGAAGCTAGTTTGGAAGTATTAGGGAACGTTGTAGCACTGGGCACAAATTTTTGGGGTAACGGTAAGATTGAGCGGACAGGCTACGACCTGCTACGCTCTTTTGATATTAACCCAGTTCCAAAATGGAATTGGGGTCAAGATAACTGGCAGTTAACTAGACAATTGCTGATGCCCTATGGTTTGGTGAGGGCTGGGGACGAAGGGCAGGGGAGCAGGGGGGCGGGGGAGCAGGGGGGCAGAGGAGCAGGGGAGCAGGGGAGCAGGGGAGAAGTTGCAGAAAGTTTTTCCCCTCTGCCTCTTATACCCAATGCCCAATTTTGCGATCGAATTTTAATTCAGTATCGCTACGAGGGAAGTCATACAGCAATTTTACGGTTGCGACTGTTGATAGCAGAACGGGACTTTCACCATCAGCAGACTGCTAGTCAAGAATTAAAGTTCTCACAATTGCTAGGGCAACAGCAAATCTGTCTGCAAGCAATCAATTCTGGACATTTCGGTATACCTTGGCACTTGCGCTGGACACAAGGAAATTATCAACCAGATGCAGTTTGGTATTGGGATTATGGATTGTCTGAGGAGACGAAACGGGGATTAGGCGACAAAGAAGACTTGTACAGTCCTGGTTACTTAATAGTCACACTCCAACCAGGAGATGCTGTGACTCTAGAAGCACGAGTAGGTTTTCCCGACTCGGTGTCAGGTGTTCTCAGCCCTAAAACCTTTGCAGAAGCCGTGGAGGCAGAGCAAGAAAGGCTCTCACAGATTTTTGGATGGAGAGAGGGAGGCAGAGGAGCAGGGAGCAGGGAGCAGGGGAATAATTACGAATCTCAAATGCCCCATGCCCCATGCCCAATGTCCAATGCCCAATATCCACTTAACCAACAACTACTCAAAGCAAGCGATCAGTTTATTGTCTATCGAGCCTCAATTGCAGGCCCCACGGTGATTGCTGGTTATCACTGGTTTAATGACTGGGGACGCAACACATTAATCGCCTTACCGGGGTTGGCATTAGTTCCACAGCGCTTTGACCTAGCAAAAGGAGTATTGCGAACTTTTGGGCATTATTGTCGCCACGGTTTGATTCCTAATGCATTTCCTGATGTCAATGGCGAACCAATTTATAACAGTATTGATGCGGCGTTGTGGTGGATTGAAACTTTAGGACTTTATTTAGAAGCTACCCAAGACTGGGAATTTTTGGCAGAGCAATTCCCCTTAGTACAGCAAATCTACAAAGCATTTGTCGGTGGTACACATTTCAATATCCAGATCGATGCTACTGATGGGCTAGTTAGTTGGGATGCTCCTGGTGTAGCCCTTACCTGGATGGATGTGGTAATTGGGGCACACCCCGTCACTCCCCGTTACGGTAAGCCAGTCGAAATCAATGCGCTGTGGTATTCAGCTTTATGCTGGCTAAGTCAGTGGGCAGAGCGCTTAAGCCAGATGGAGTTTGGTGATTCAGTGCGTCTGACTAAGCAAGCACAGCGTTATGCTCAACAAGCACAAAATGTAAAAACCTCGCTGCAAAAGTTCTGGAATCCTCATCTGGGTTATTTATACGATACTATTGAGCCGGACGATCGCCGGAATTTTCAAGTTCGTCCCAATGCCATTTTGGCGCTGTCACTGCACCATTGCGCCTTTTCTGAACAGCAAGGGTGTCAAGTATTAGATTTAGCAACTGCCAGCTTACTTACCCCCTATGGTCTTCGCAGTCTCGATCCAGGAGATCCCGAATACAAAGGAAGATATGAGGGCAACCAAGAGCAACGCGATCGCGCTTATCATCAAGGCACTGTTTGGGCTTGGCTAATTGGGCCATATATTCGGGCTTGGCAACGTTTTTATCCACAGCGATCGCTGCCTTTCGATTGGCAACCCCTGCTAGATCACTTCCAATTTGATGCTGCTATTGGTTCTATTTCTGAGATTTTTGATGGCGATTTACCTCATACACCCAGAGGTGCGATCGCTCAAGCTTGGTCAGTTGCTGAAGTAATTCGCCACATTAAATAG
- a CDS encoding DnaJ C-terminal domain-containing protein has translation MAATDFKDYYAILGVSKTASPEEIKQAFRKLARKYHPDVNPNNKQAEARFKEVSEAYEVVSDPDKRKKYDQFGQYWKQVGQGFPSGGVGPDMGNFDFSQYGNFDEFINELLGRFGGATPRGGRQSSSQSYSYRTSTGAPSGFGGFNDFGFQDAGAGTSQDSEAAIALTFTEAFNGVQKRFSLGNETIDVRIPSGARTGTRLRVRGKGQINPMTQQRGDLYLKVELQPHSFFQMEGDNLVCEVPITPDEATLGASIDVPTPDGSVNVKLPAGVRSGQSLRLRGKGWPLAKGGRGDQLVKVAIVPPKDLSQQEREYYEKIRAIRTYNPRSHLNQVRL, from the coding sequence ATGGCTGCAACCGACTTCAAAGACTATTACGCAATTTTGGGAGTTAGTAAGACTGCCAGTCCAGAGGAGATTAAACAAGCCTTTCGTAAACTAGCCCGCAAATATCACCCTGATGTCAACCCAAATAACAAACAGGCAGAAGCACGCTTTAAAGAAGTTAGCGAAGCCTACGAAGTTGTGTCAGACCCAGATAAACGCAAAAAGTACGATCAATTTGGCCAATATTGGAAACAAGTCGGTCAAGGTTTTCCATCCGGCGGTGTTGGCCCCGATATGGGTAACTTTGACTTCAGCCAATACGGAAATTTTGATGAGTTCATTAATGAGTTGCTAGGACGTTTTGGTGGTGCTACTCCTCGTGGCGGGCGACAAAGTAGCTCACAAAGTTACTCTTATCGCACTTCTACAGGTGCGCCAAGTGGTTTTGGCGGCTTTAACGATTTTGGGTTTCAAGATGCAGGTGCGGGTACTAGCCAAGATAGTGAAGCTGCGATCGCTCTCACTTTTACCGAAGCTTTTAATGGTGTGCAAAAGCGCTTCAGTTTAGGTAACGAAACAATAGATGTCCGCATTCCATCTGGCGCTAGAACTGGTACTCGCCTGCGTGTGCGGGGCAAAGGTCAAATCAACCCCATGACTCAACAACGCGGGGATTTATACTTAAAAGTTGAACTTCAGCCACACTCGTTTTTCCAAATGGAAGGCGATAATCTTGTTTGCGAAGTGCCAATCACCCCAGATGAAGCCACTTTGGGAGCGTCCATTGATGTACCTACTCCTGATGGTTCAGTTAATGTCAAACTACCAGCAGGGGTGCGTTCTGGTCAATCTCTGCGTTTACGTGGCAAAGGTTGGCCCCTCGCCAAGGGAGGACGCGGCGATCAGTTGGTGAAAGTGGCGATCGTTCCACCAAAAGACCTCAGCCAACAAGAGCGGGAATATTATGAAAAAATCCGGGCTATACGTACTTATAATCCCCGCAGTCATTTGAACCAAGTCAGGCTGTGA
- a CDS encoding WD40 repeat domain-containing protein has protein sequence MKVHKQLEALIKSVKVLKYLKKIGAEQIASTKRLQNIISQSKERNRLEGHSETVNDVSISPDGNMIASASNDKTVRLWTKEGKPFKQPLKHNSAVWAVTFSNDGNLLASGDAGGIVNIWNSRNGELKQKFLPPKNVKEDDRLVLKVSFSPDDRTIASANWDKTVKIWNVANGDLIKTLTDGNRVNAVNFSLDGNMIAAGGDDKTVKVWKAQDKTLLKKLANGDVIYGVSFSPDASILASASQDKTVKIWDVASEKIKRTFHHQDSVYAVSFNQDGNMLASASKDKTVKIWSIPNGNKLEEFWHSDSVNSVTFSHQDQMIASAQSKIVTLWHINSNISNVKVKSRDELLKYSCDILRNYLTNNSQISKEDKHICDEFYKR, from the coding sequence TTGAAAGTCCACAAACAGTTAGAAGCATTGATAAAAAGTGTAAAAGTACTGAAATATTTAAAAAAAATTGGTGCAGAGCAAATCGCATCTACTAAAAGGCTCCAAAATATTATCTCTCAATCCAAAGAGCGCAATCGCTTAGAAGGACATAGTGAGACAGTTAATGATGTTAGCATTAGTCCAGACGGTAACATGATTGCTTCTGCAAGTAACGATAAAACTGTCAGACTTTGGACTAAGGAAGGTAAGCCATTCAAACAACCTCTAAAACACAATAGTGCGGTTTGGGCTGTTACTTTTAGTAACGATGGTAATTTGCTTGCTTCCGGCGATGCTGGTGGAATTGTCAACATTTGGAATAGTCGAAATGGAGAGCTGAAACAAAAATTTCTCCCACCAAAAAATGTTAAAGAAGACGATAGGCTTGTTTTAAAAGTGAGCTTTAGTCCTGACGATCGGACAATTGCCTCGGCTAATTGGGATAAAACTGTAAAAATTTGGAATGTTGCAAATGGTGATTTAATCAAAACCTTGACAGATGGAAATCGGGTTAATGCCGTGAATTTTAGTTTAGATGGTAATATGATTGCGGCTGGTGGAGATGATAAAACTGTCAAAGTTTGGAAAGCTCAAGATAAAACATTATTGAAAAAGCTTGCAAACGGAGATGTGATTTATGGAGTAAGTTTCAGTCCAGATGCTAGTATCCTAGCTTCTGCTAGTCAGGATAAAACTGTAAAAATTTGGGATGTTGCTAGTGAAAAAATTAAAAGAACATTCCATCATCAAGACTCAGTTTATGCAGTAAGTTTTAATCAGGATGGTAATATGCTAGCTTCTGCTAGTAAAGATAAAACTGTGAAAATTTGGAGTATTCCTAACGGCAATAAATTAGAAGAATTTTGGCACAGTGATAGTGTCAACAGCGTTACTTTTAGCCATCAGGATCAAATGATAGCATCGGCTCAGAGTAAAATCGTCACGCTTTGGCATATCAATTCAAATATAAGTAATGTAAAAGTAAAAAGTCGAGATGAATTATTAAAATATAGTTGCGATATTCTGCGAAATTATTTAACTAACAATTCCCAGATATCAAAAGAAGATAAACATATCTGTGATGAGTTTTACAAGAGATAG
- the def gene encoding peptide deformylase: protein MPSDIAVEKKKLKNPPLELHYLGDRVLRQAAKRVSKVDDELRKIVREMLQTMYSKDGIGLAAPQVGIHKQLIVIDLEPENAANQPLVLINPTIKQVSRDISVAQEGCLSIPNVYLDVKRPEVVEIAYKDEYGRPRTLKANDLLGRCIQHEMDHLNGVVFVDRVENSLTLAQELSKNGFSYQAVKPIK from the coding sequence ATGCCCTCTGATATTGCTGTTGAGAAAAAAAAGTTAAAAAATCCACCTTTGGAACTTCATTACTTAGGCGATCGCGTGCTGCGTCAAGCTGCAAAGCGAGTTTCTAAAGTTGATGACGAACTCCGCAAAATAGTGCGCGAAATGCTGCAAACTATGTACAGCAAGGATGGCATTGGTTTGGCTGCACCCCAAGTAGGAATTCATAAACAACTAATTGTCATCGACCTAGAACCAGAAAACGCAGCTAATCAGCCCTTGGTGTTGATTAACCCCACTATTAAACAAGTCAGCCGCGACATCTCTGTTGCCCAAGAAGGATGCTTAAGTATTCCCAATGTATATCTAGACGTAAAGCGCCCCGAAGTGGTGGAAATTGCTTATAAAGACGAGTACGGTCGTCCTCGGACATTAAAGGCTAATGACCTCTTAGGACGCTGCATTCAGCATGAGATGGATCATCTTAACGGCGTGGTATTTGTAGACCGTGTAGAAAACTCCTTGACTTTAGCCCAGGAGCTATCTAAAAATGGCTTCTCGTATCAAGCGGTGAAACCAATAAAATAG
- a CDS encoding peroxiredoxin, which produces MSLTYGTEGSLRVGQQAPDFTATAVVDQEFKTIKLSDYRGKYVVLFFYPLDFTFVCPTEITAFSDRYEEFKKINTEVLGASVDSEFSHLAWIQTDRKSGGVGDLNYPLVSDIKKEISAAYNVLDPAAGIALRGLFIIDKDGIIQHATINNLAFGRSVDETLRTLQALQYVQSHPDEVCPAGWQPGDKTMNPDPVKSKVYFSAV; this is translated from the coding sequence ATGTCCCTTACTTACGGAACCGAAGGAAGCCTCCGCGTTGGTCAACAAGCTCCCGATTTCACAGCAACAGCTGTGGTAGATCAGGAATTTAAGACAATCAAACTTTCCGATTATCGCGGTAAGTATGTCGTCCTGTTTTTCTACCCATTAGACTTTACCTTTGTTTGTCCTACTGAAATCACAGCATTTAGCGATCGCTACGAAGAATTCAAGAAAATCAATACTGAAGTCCTTGGGGCTTCCGTTGATAGTGAATTCTCCCACCTCGCTTGGATTCAAACAGATCGTAAGTCTGGTGGTGTCGGCGACCTGAATTATCCCCTAGTCTCCGACATCAAGAAAGAGATTAGTGCCGCTTACAACGTTCTTGACCCAGCAGCAGGCATTGCCTTGCGCGGTCTATTCATCATTGATAAAGATGGTATCATACAGCACGCCACCATCAACAACCTAGCTTTTGGTCGCAGCGTTGATGAAACCCTGCGGACATTACAAGCACTTCAGTATGTTCAGTCTCACCCCGACGAAGTTTGCCCAGCTGGTTGGCAACCTGGTGACAAGACGATGAATCCTGACCCAGTGAAGTCTAAAGTCTACTTCTCTGCTGTCTAA
- a CDS encoding WD40 repeat domain-containing protein: MSFTRDRCFEAIIKFKSKSHLKLKEFMLETNSKLLEIIHDLIKDIVEQNPKAIYYIQEMIYEGKYGRRLQGFDGNVPAHDDNVNDVKVSLDGKMIASASVDKTVKVWRKQEDDTFLSTSWKMIDSLDIQHQSPVWSVTFSRNGELIASGDADGIIKITSINNNSINRQIKPKEDNDEIVLKLMFSPDDQSIVSANWDKNVRVWKLLDHNYELIKIGEHDDKVYGVCFNSDGKFIASGGGDNKVNIWSLPPDAKLLHSLVPELEKKMAQKTPVFDVKFSFDGQMIAAAYKDNFVRIWDIKTKKTIKNCKHKDTVYGISFSPDNQMIASGSKDGFVRVWSTVTYGDLNAEPIAEFWHGVQINSVSFSHDGKFIASGGDDKNVRIWDTVNIGESRQELIERISKDTYNYLINIVNQPAIFDILQNLLSIDKTKAREINIGDFLKNVFLTPGN; this comes from the coding sequence ATGAGTTTTACAAGAGATAGATGCTTTGAGGCGATAATTAAATTTAAATCAAAATCACATTTGAAATTAAAGGAATTTATGCTAGAAACCAACAGTAAATTGCTGGAAATTATCCACGACTTAATTAAAGATATCGTCGAGCAAAATCCCAAAGCAATTTATTATATACAGGAAATGATCTATGAAGGTAAATATGGTCGGCGCTTGCAAGGATTTGATGGCAATGTTCCAGCACATGATGACAATGTTAATGATGTTAAAGTAAGTTTAGACGGTAAGATGATTGCTTCTGCAAGTGTAGATAAAACTGTAAAAGTTTGGCGTAAGCAAGAAGACGATACTTTTTTATCAACTTCATGGAAAATGATTGATAGTTTGGATATACAACATCAAAGCCCAGTTTGGTCTGTTACTTTTAGTCGTAATGGTGAGTTGATTGCTTCTGGTGATGCTGATGGAATTATAAAAATTACAAGCATAAATAATAACAGTATTAATAGACAAATAAAACCAAAAGAAGATAATGATGAGATTGTTTTAAAACTTATGTTCAGCCCTGACGATCAGTCAATTGTATCTGCTAATTGGGATAAAAACGTAAGGGTTTGGAAGCTTTTAGATCATAACTATGAACTCATAAAAATTGGCGAACACGACGATAAAGTTTATGGAGTGTGTTTTAACTCTGATGGTAAGTTTATCGCTTCTGGTGGTGGAGATAACAAAGTAAATATTTGGAGTTTACCTCCTGATGCTAAACTGCTACATTCTTTAGTGCCTGAATTAGAGAAAAAAATGGCTCAAAAAACTCCAGTTTTTGATGTCAAGTTTAGCTTTGATGGTCAAATGATAGCTGCTGCTTATAAAGATAACTTTGTTCGGATTTGGGATATAAAAACAAAGAAGACTATAAAAAATTGCAAACATAAAGATACAGTGTATGGAATCAGTTTCAGTCCTGACAATCAGATGATCGCCTCTGGAAGTAAAGATGGATTTGTAAGAGTTTGGTCTACCGTGACTTATGGAGATTTAAATGCAGAACCAATAGCAGAATTTTGGCATGGGGTTCAGATAAATAGCGTTAGTTTTAGCCATGATGGTAAGTTTATCGCTTCTGGTGGTGATGATAAAAATGTTAGAATTTGGGATACCGTAAACATTGGTGAAAGTAGACAAGAACTAATAGAACGAATATCAAAAGATACATATAATTATTTAATAAACATTGTTAATCAACCAGCAATTTTTGATATTTTACAAAATTTGTTAAGTATTGATAAAACTAAAGCAAGGGAGATAAATATCGGAGATTTTCTTAAGAACGTTTTTTTAACTCCAGGCAATTAA
- a CDS encoding peroxiredoxin family protein translates to MLTSTDFSGLFNERFFRNFLPVPASNKLRLEVGTPDFQLPDITNGRLVKLSDYRGKQPVLVAFTRIFTEKQYCPFCFPHIKALNENYEQFKNCGIEVLMITSTDERQSQIVVRDLGLKMPLLSDPSCRVFRNYQVGQALGAPLAAQFVLDKEGKLRYWHLFSFLDHNASVETLLEQFK, encoded by the coding sequence ATGCTTACTTCAACTGATTTTAGTGGTTTATTCAATGAGCGATTTTTCCGCAATTTCTTACCAGTTCCAGCTAGCAATAAACTTAGATTGGAAGTAGGAACACCAGACTTTCAACTGCCAGATATTACCAACGGAAGATTAGTAAAATTATCTGATTATAGAGGCAAACAACCCGTACTAGTTGCCTTTACTCGTATCTTTACCGAAAAGCAATATTGTCCCTTTTGTTTTCCTCACATCAAAGCTTTAAATGAAAACTATGAACAATTTAAAAATTGCGGTATAGAAGTTTTAATGATTACGAGTACCGATGAAAGGCAGAGTCAAATAGTTGTGAGGGATTTAGGCTTAAAAATGCCATTATTGAGTGATCCTAGTTGTAGAGTTTTTCGTAACTATCAAGTAGGACAAGCGCTGGGAGCGCCTTTAGCAGCACAATTCGTATTAGATAAAGAAGGGAAACTCCGCTACTGGCATTTATTTTCTTTTCTGGATCACAATGCTAGTGTTGAAACATTGTTAGAGCAATTTAAGTGA
- a CDS encoding AAA family ATPase: protein MTKLILLIGLPGSGKSTLAKQLLAECPQMALISTDAIRGQLFGSQAVQGPWLLIWREIERQFQQAISTTNQAIFDATNAQRRHRRDVIALARELGFTHITVIWVDTPVWLCLARNKRRLHQVPEEIILRMHRQLRDAPPSLEEGLDNLIRLSEKSEYGNCDRSMSENHT from the coding sequence ATGACTAAACTCATTTTGCTAATTGGTCTTCCAGGTAGCGGTAAGTCAACTCTGGCAAAACAATTACTGGCAGAATGCCCCCAAATGGCGCTGATTTCTACAGATGCCATCCGGGGGCAATTGTTCGGTTCCCAAGCTGTTCAGGGGCCGTGGCTGCTGATTTGGCGCGAAATTGAGCGGCAATTTCAGCAAGCTATTTCCACAACTAATCAAGCTATTTTCGATGCCACTAATGCCCAGCGCCGCCATCGTCGTGATGTCATTGCTTTAGCGCGTGAGTTGGGTTTTACCCACATTACGGTAATTTGGGTAGATACACCAGTCTGGCTATGTTTGGCACGGAATAAAAGACGATTGCACCAGGTTCCAGAAGAAATTATTTTGCGGATGCACCGTCAACTCCGCGATGCTCCCCCAAGCCTGGAAGAAGGACTAGACAACCTGATCCGCTTATCAGAAAAATCGGAGTACGGAAATTGCGATCGCTCAATGAGCGAGAACCACACTTGA